One Megalops cyprinoides isolate fMegCyp1 chromosome 17, fMegCyp1.pri, whole genome shotgun sequence DNA window includes the following coding sequences:
- the hsdl1 gene encoding inactive hydroxysteroid dehydrogenase-like protein 1, whose product MAAVDSFHLLYREIARSCNCYVETLAVVGAFYTASKAIVFARDCYRLIRLHFIPRLMHNRDLVRQFGEWAVIYGASEAIARAYAEELARHGVGIILISRDSSSVESTARAIADSHGVQTVLVQADFSQGHNVCSTIKDALRNKEIGFLVNSVDLSLDCPQSFTDLPEDQLWDTINRNVTAATLLTRIVLPGMVERGRGAVVNISSGRCCKPTPNKAAFSASTAYLDHVSRALHYEYGHRGILVQSLVPFGVATQQTSERGRLRGSGWLLPEPHVYARHAISTLGISHRTTGYWPHSLQFWLLQYMPEWMWVWGTLILT is encoded by the exons ATGGCTGCTGTTGACAGTTTCCATTTACTGTATCGAGAAATTGCTCGATCATGTAATTGTTATGTGGAAACTTTAGCAGTGGTCGGCGCATTCTATACGGCCAGTAAAGCCATTGTCTTTGCGCGGGATTGCTATAGGCTGATCAGGCTGCACTTCATACCGCGACTGATGCACAATAGGGATCTTGTTCGGCAGTTCGGTGAATGGGCTGTCATCTATG GTGCTTCGGAGGCGATAGCGAGGGCCTATGCTGAAGAGTTGGCGCGGCATGGCGTTGGTATCATCCTGATCAGTCGTGACAGCAGCAGCGTGGAGAGCACCGCCAGGGCCATTGCCGATTCCCATGGAGTCCAGACTGTCCTGGTCCAGGCAGATTTCAGCCAGGGCCACAACGTGTGCAGCACAATTAAAGATGCCCTGAGGAACAAAGAGATAGGCTTTCTTGTAAACAGTGTTGATCTGTCCTTGGACTGCCCACAGAGCTTCACCGACCTGCCTGAAGACCAGCTGTGGGACACCATCAATAGAAACGTCACCGCGGCCACGCTCCTGACACGTATCGTTCTGCCAGGCATGGTGGAGAGGGGTAGAGGGGCTGTGGTCAACATCTCCTCTGGAAGGTGCTGTAAACCCACTCCCAACAAGGCAGCCTTCTCAGCCTCCACG GCATACCTGGACCACGTCAGCCGAGCGCTTCACTACGAGTACGGCCACAGGGGGATCCTCGTGCAGAGCCTGGTCCCCTTCGGGGTGGCGACTCAGCAAACTAGTGAGAGGGGCAGACTGAGGGGCAGCGGGTGGCTGCTGCCAGAGCCGCATGTGTATGCCCGCCATGCCATCTCCACACTGGGCATCTCTCACAGAACCACGGGCTACTGGCCCCACTCCTTACAG TTTTGGCTTCTTCAGTACATGCCGGagtggatgtgggtgtggggCACACTCATCCTCACCTGA
- the gja11 gene encoding gap junction protein, alpha 11 produces MGEWDLLGRLLDKVQTHSTVIGKVWLTVLFVFRILVLGAAAEKVWGDEQSDFICNTEQPGCENVCYDYAFPISHVRFWVLQIISVSTPTLVYLGHVLHVVHMEKKFRQRVEKQAEEELSSLILRKVYKLPKYSDSKGRVSLHGRLLQSYLLNLIFKILLEVGFILGQYYLYGFTLQPRYVCSQSPCPHRVDCFLSRPTEKTIFIWFMLVVACVSLLLNLVEVLYLCVKTINKCLDRKQGYMVTPVTPILERTDFRNKDEAIQNWVNRELELQGRKLGSGVTKSIQSEDVSAHMEEVHI; encoded by the coding sequence ATGGGAGAGTGGGATCTCCTGGGCCGGCTGCTGGACAAAGTGCAGACCCACTCCACGGTCATAGGGAAGGTCTGGCTGACCGTCCTCTTCGTCTTCAGGATCCTGGTCCTGGGGGCGGCGGCGGAGAAGGTGTGGGGGGACGAGCAGTCCGACTTCATCTGCAACACGGAGCAGCCGGGCTGCGAGAACGTGTGCTACGACTACGCCTTCCCCATCTCACACGTTCGCTTCTGGGTCCTGCAGATCATCTCCGTGTCCACGCCGACCCTCGTGTACCTCGGGCACGTCCTGCACGTGGTCCACATGGAGAAGAAGTTCCGGCAGAGGGTGGAGAAGCAGGCGGAAGAGGAGCTGAGCAGCTTGATCCTGAGGAAAGTGTACAAGCTCCCGAAATACTCAGACAGCAAAGGGAGGGTCAGCCTACACGGCCGCCTGCTGCAGAGCTACCTGCTGAACCTGATCTTCAAGATCCTGCTGGAAGTGGGCTTCATCTTGGGCCAGTACTACCTGTACGGCTTTACCTTACAGCCTCGGTATGTCTGCAGCCAGTCCCCCTGCCCTCACCGCGTGGACTGCTTCTTGTCCAGGCCCACGGAGAAAACCATCTTCATCTGGTTCATGCTGGTGGTTGCCTGCGTGTCGCTGCTTCTCAACCTGGTGGAGGTGCTGTATCTGTGCGTGAAAACCATCAACAAGTGCCTGGACAGGAAGCAGGGCTACATGGTCACCCCGGTAACGCCGATCCTGGAGAGGACGGACTTCAGGAACAAAGACGAGGCCATCCAGAACTGGGTGAATCGGGAGCTGGAGCTCCAGGGGAGGAAATTGGGAAGTGGAGTCACCAAGAGCATACAATCAGAGGACGTCAGCGCTCACATGGAGGAGGTCCACATCTGA
- the LOC118791948 gene encoding gap junction Cx32.2 protein-like, with protein MGDWSFLSKFLDKVQSHSTVIGKIWMSVLFIFRILVLGTGAESVWGDEQSGFVCNTQQPGCENVCYDYTFPISHIRFWVLQIIFVSTPTLMYLGHAVHVIHQEKKLRQHLQNQEARSGKCPKYTDDRGKIKIKGNLLASYLAQLFFKIIFELAFIVGQYYLYGFIMVPMFPCSRKPCPFTVECYMSRPTEKTIFIIFMLVVACVSLVLNVAEVFYLLCTRVRCGPKRRRQITSAQNPARLTSPPWMPGLAGEDPLKQNTVNMQFESGQSPSPSLGGSSDGAKEEKPLLGER; from the coding sequence ATGGGAGACTGGTCGTTTTTATCCAAATTTCTGGACAAGGTGCAGTCACACTCCACGGTCATCGGAAAGATCTGGATGAGcgtcctcttcatcttcaggaTCTTGGTGCTGGGGACTGGAGCGGAGAGCGTGTGGGGGGACGAGCAGTCGGGGTTTGTCTGCAACACCCAGCAACCCGGTTGCGAGAACGTGTGCTATGACTATACCTTCCCCATCTCGCACATCCGCTTCTGGGTCTTGCAGATCATCTTCGTGTCCACGCCGACTCTGATGTACCTCGGGCACGCCGTGCACGTTATCCACCAGGAGAAGAAACTGAGGCAGCACTTGCAGAACCAGGAGGCGCGGAGCGGGAAGTGCCCCAAATACACTGACGACAGAGGGAAGATCAAGATCAAGGGGAATCTGCTGGCCAGCTACCTGGCGCAGCTCTTCTTCAAGATTATATTTGAGCTGGCGTTCATCGTGGGCCAGTACTACCTGTACGGCTTCATCATGGTGCCGATGTTCCCCTGTTCCCGCAAACCGTGCCCGTTCACGGTAGAGTGCTACATGTCCCGGCCCACAGAAAAGaccatcttcatcatcttcatgCTGGTGGTGGCGTGCGTGTCCCTGGTGCTGAACGTGGCCGAGGTGTTCTATTTGCTCTGCACTCGAGTGAGGTGCGGGCCTAAAAGAAGGCGTCAGATCACCTCGGCACAGAATCCTGCCAGGCTCACGTCCCCACCGTGGATGCCTGGCCTGGCTGGTGAGGACCCTCTGAAGCAGAATACTGTGAACATGCAGTTTGAAAGTGGACAGAGCCCGTCTCCGAGTCTCGGGGGAAGCTCAGATGGGGCCAAGGAGGAGAAGCCCCTACTGGGCGAACGTTAA
- the LOC118791981 gene encoding gap junction Cx32.2 protein-like — protein MGDWSFLSTLLDKVQTHSTVIGKVWLTVLFVFRILVLGAAVEKMWGDEQSKFVCNTKQPGCENVCYDKAFPISHVRFWVMQIIFVSTPTLMYLGHVMLIVHKENKLRRHLQSQENQTGKVPKYSDERGKVQIKGNLLGSYLVNVFFKILFETAFIVGQYYLYGFTLEPMFVCSRKPCPFHVECYISRPTEKTIFIIFMLVIACVSLFLNVAEMFHLICTRLRCGSGRNHKHQVIPMSSDLKKESCA, from the coding sequence ATGGGTGACTGGTCATTTCTGTCAACGTTGCTGGACAAAGTGCAGACCCACTCCACGGTCATCGGGAAGGTCTGGCTGACCGTGCTGTTCGTCTTCAGGATCTTGGTCCTGGGGGCCgcagtggagaaaatgtggggGGACGAACAGTCAAAGTTTGTCTGCAACACAAAACAACCCGGCTGTGAGAACGTGTGCTACGACAAGGCATTCCCCATCTCGCACGTCCGCTTCTGGGTCATGCAGATCATCTTCGTCTCCACGCCGACCCTCATGTACCTGGGTCACGTCATGCTGATTGTccacaaggaaaacaaactgaGACGCCACCTGCAAAGCCAGGAGAACCAGACGGGGAAGGTACCCAAATACAGCGACGAGAGAGGCAAAGTTCAAATTAAAGGGAATCTGCTCGGCAGTTATTTGGTGAACGTGTTTTTCAAGATCCTGTTTGAGACGGCCTTCATTGTGGGCCAGTATTACCTATACGGCTTTACGCTGGAGCCCATGTTTGTGTGCTCCAGGAAACCTTGTCCATTTCATGTAGAGTGTTACATATCTCGACCAACAGAGAAGACCATCTTCATCATATTCATGCTGGTTattgcctgtgtgtctctgttcttgAATGTAGCAGAGATGTTTCACTTGATTTGCACCAGACTCAGGTGTGGGTCCGGCAGAAATCACAAACATCAGGTGATTCCAATGAGCAGCGATCTGAAGAAAGAAAGCTGTGCATGA
- the LOC118792022 gene encoding gap junction Cx32.2 protein-like, whose protein sequence is MGDWSFLSTLLDKVQTHSTVIGKVWLTVLFVFRILVLGTGVEKVWGDEQSDFVCNTKQPGCENVCYDKAFPISHVRFWVMQIIFVSTPTLMYLGHVMLIVHKENKLRHHLQSQENQTGKVPKYSDERGKVQIKGNLLGSYLVNVFFKILFETAFIVGQYYLYGFTLEPMFVCSRKPCPFHVECYISRPTEKTIFIIFMLVIACVSLLLNVAEIFHLICSRSSRKHTHLNGGSQQHN, encoded by the coding sequence ATGGGTGACTGGTCATTTCTGTCAACGTTGCTGGACAAAGTGCAGACCCACTCCACGGTCATTGGGAAAGTCTGGCTGACCGTGCTCTTCGTCTTCAGGATCCTGGTCCTGGGAACTGGAGTAGAGAAAGTGTGGGGGGACGAACAGTCAGACTTTGTCTGCAACACAAAACAACCCGGCTGTGAGAACGTGTGCTACGACAAGGCATTCCCCATCTCGCACGTCCGCTTCTGGGTCATGCAGATCATCTTTGTCTCCACGCCGACCCTCATGTACCTGGGTCATGTCATGCTGATTGTccacaaggaaaacaaactgaGACACCACCTGCAAAGCCAGGAGAACCAGACGGGGAAGGTACCCAAATACAGCGACGAGAGAGGCAAAGTTCAAATTAAAGGGAATCTGCTCGGCAGTTATTTGGTGAACGTGTTTTTCAAGATCCTGTTTGAGACGGCCTTCATTGTGGGCCAGTATTACCTATACGGCTTTACGCTGGAGCCCATGTTTGTGTGCTCCAGGAAACCTTGTCCATTTCATGTAGAGTGTTACATATCTCGACCAACAGAGAAGACCATCTTCATCATATTCATGCTGGTTattgcctgtgtgtctctgctcttgAATGTAGCAGAGATATTTCACTTGATTTGTTCCCGGTCaagcagaaagcacacacacttgAATGGAGGTAGCCAACAGCATAATTAG